In one window of Leptospira sp. WS92.C1 DNA:
- a CDS encoding histidine phosphatase family protein: protein MSVVYLVRHGQANSQGSDYDLLTPLGKKQAFALGKYMATNGEIPDRIVTGTMRRHKETGEFFLEGIISVIGDRDRLTADNLIQRDAGWNEFAPELWGSYSKLLASRKPEFEKILNQFAKVRLKGGIRSAALFFKLTEEILNFWREGKETLEGIETYQSFEKRIFHSCNVLITPSETEKNFIFTSGTPISLVLKLLLGQSGDGFAWMPWIWNTSLSTFRRVRGKYLPVSINGIPHLPDKIDRTLF from the coding sequence ATGTCAGTCGTCTATCTCGTCCGTCACGGGCAGGCAAACTCTCAAGGATCCGATTATGATCTGTTGACCCCGCTTGGAAAAAAACAGGCTTTTGCGTTGGGAAAATACATGGCGACTAACGGTGAAATTCCCGATCGGATCGTTACAGGCACGATGCGCCGACATAAGGAAACCGGAGAATTCTTTCTCGAAGGAATCATTTCAGTGATCGGAGATCGGGATCGACTTACCGCGGATAATTTGATACAACGAGACGCCGGTTGGAACGAATTTGCACCGGAACTTTGGGGTTCTTATTCTAAACTTCTCGCTTCTCGAAAACCCGAGTTTGAAAAAATTCTCAATCAGTTTGCAAAGGTTCGTTTGAAAGGGGGAATCCGATCAGCCGCCTTGTTTTTCAAATTGACCGAGGAAATTCTGAATTTCTGGAGGGAGGGAAAAGAAACTCTCGAAGGAATCGAAACGTATCAAAGTTTTGAGAAAAGAATATTCCATTCTTGTAATGTTTTAATTACTCCTTCGGAAACGGAAAAAAATTTCATTTTTACATCGGGTACTCCGATTTCTTTGGTGTTAAAACTTCTTCTTGGTCAAAGTGGAGATGGGTTTGCTTGGATGCCTTGGATCTGGAACACATCTTTGAGCACATTTCGTCGGGTGCGCGGAAAGTATCTGCCCGTGTCGATCAATGGAATTCCCCATCTTCCGGATAAAATCGACAGAACACTTTTTTAA
- a CDS encoding DUF6285 domain-containing protein → MQDKPTSTDLLEAIQDFLMKEVLPQFKDKDLLSYKTLVSWNMLGVISREIRSGEELLDQELARLAKLLKKDSKFPNTLNEKRNLAGSWNLELRDRIRKEKLSLEDSEYWNHVKETVREKVEVTNPRFTTE, encoded by the coding sequence ATGCAGGATAAACCGACATCCACTGATTTACTCGAAGCAATTCAGGATTTTCTGATGAAGGAAGTTCTTCCTCAGTTCAAAGACAAGGATCTTTTGTCCTATAAAACATTAGTAAGTTGGAATATGTTGGGAGTGATTTCGAGAGAGATCCGTTCCGGAGAGGAATTACTGGATCAGGAATTGGCCCGTCTCGCAAAACTGCTCAAAAAAGATTCTAAATTTCCAAATACTCTCAACGAAAAAAGAAACTTGGCGGGTTCTTGGAATCTGGAACTCAGGGATCGGATTCGAAAAGAAAAACTATCCTTGGAAGATTCCGAATACTGGAATCACGTCAAAGAAACGGTGAGGGAAAAGGTAGAGGTAACCAATCCTCGATTTACAACGGAATAA
- a CDS encoding phosphotransferase family protein codes for MNDTELKNILEGYLTDRLKGKTTINAMVSLSGGACQENFLAELKVLDGPEKGSYETVFRTDKGAALLASLSREDEFGVCNLAYQAGVKTPRPFWLETDRSVTGSPFYFMQKIAGKATGRYIVKDPSLNKIRKQLTVDLADNLAKIHSVKPSDCKDEKLKATLWMGQDPQDKVVANGSVRSLRLELERMQEAYPAMELILNWLEKKAKPSDKVVLIHGDFRTGNFMVTPEGLQGIVDWEFAHWGDRHEDLTWVCMRDWRFGKLNKEAGGFADRSEFYEAYEKASGVTLDSGMVTYWEVMGNLRWAIGCIGQAERHLSGKDKGIELAAIGRRACEMEYEAMRIIENAG; via the coding sequence ATGAATGATACCGAATTAAAGAATATTCTGGAAGGATATCTAACCGATCGACTAAAAGGAAAGACAACGATCAACGCGATGGTCTCCTTAAGCGGCGGGGCGTGTCAGGAAAATTTTTTGGCCGAGCTTAAAGTTTTAGACGGACCGGAAAAAGGATCGTATGAAACCGTATTTCGCACGGATAAAGGAGCCGCGCTTCTTGCTTCTTTGAGTCGAGAGGACGAGTTTGGAGTCTGCAATCTTGCGTATCAGGCGGGAGTAAAAACTCCGCGACCTTTCTGGCTGGAAACGGATCGTTCCGTAACCGGAAGTCCGTTTTATTTTATGCAGAAGATCGCTGGAAAAGCGACCGGAAGATACATCGTAAAGGATCCTTCGCTTAACAAAATTCGAAAACAACTTACCGTCGATCTGGCCGACAATCTTGCAAAGATTCATTCCGTAAAACCGAGCGACTGCAAGGATGAAAAATTAAAAGCCACTTTATGGATGGGACAGGATCCTCAGGACAAGGTTGTCGCCAACGGGTCGGTTCGTTCCTTACGTCTGGAGCTGGAAAGGATGCAGGAAGCCTATCCTGCGATGGAGTTGATTCTCAATTGGTTGGAAAAAAAAGCGAAACCTTCGGACAAAGTGGTATTGATCCACGGAGATTTTAGAACCGGAAATTTTATGGTAACACCCGAGGGACTTCAAGGGATCGTCGATTGGGAGTTTGCGCATTGGGGAGACCGTCACGAAGATCTTACATGGGTTTGTATGCGCGATTGGAGATTCGGAAAATTGAATAAGGAAGCGGGCGGTTTCGCCGATCGTTCCGAGTTTTACGAAGCGTATGAAAAAGCGTCCGGTGTGACTCTGGATTCTGGGATGGTGACATATTGGGAAGTCATGGGAAATCTGAGATGGGCGATCGGTTGTATCGGTCAGGCGGAAAGACATCTTTCCGGAAAAGACAAGGGAATCGAACTCGCGGCGATCGGAAGACGCGCCTGTGAGATGGAATACGAAGCGATGAGGATCATAGAAAATGCAGGATAA